The following are encoded together in the Leptidea sinapis chromosome 29, ilLepSina1.1, whole genome shotgun sequence genome:
- the LOC126973634 gene encoding putative uncharacterized protein DDB_G0290521, translated as MCISDTESSLNSEASGLSNYQKEMPKPKKSKNTSQQDLIDLASHYFKKPDDSESDIIAKGWALKLKRLSPDQRRYAKKIINDILFEDEMGSLSRNGIHILPASSPTYTYSYQSPASHQSPSPVPSPNIYHSTTTYQSPSPSGHHSTLTHQSPAPHQSPSPVPSPNLHHSIMTYQSPSPSGHHSTLTHQSPAPHQSPSPVPSPNALHSTTTYQSPSTVPSPNLHHSTMTYQSPSPSGHHSTLTYQSPAPHQSHSQVGKTPVHGTAKSLIIVPSQPMQAPSLSDEQPVLHIREPTTEEEESQTAAKFLQQFYSF; from the exons ATGTGTATAAGTGATACTGAAAGCAGTTTAAACAGTGag gCTTCCGGGTTATCCAATTATCAAAAAGAGATGCCAAAACCAAAGAAAAGCAAAAACACATCACAGCAAGACCTGATAGATCTAGCATCGCATTATTTCAAAAAACCTGATGACTCTGAATCGGATATAATTGCGAAGGGCTGGGCTCTTAAACTCAAACGTTTATCACCAGATCAAAGACGCTATgcgaagaaaataataaatgacatTTTGTTCGAAGACGAAATGGGATCACTGTCAAGAAACGGAATTCACATCTTGCCTGCTAGCTCACCCACATACACATACTCATACCAGTCACCCGCATCACATCAGTCACCATCACCGGTGCCATCACCAAATATATACCACTCAACTACGACATACCAGTCACCATCACCAAGTGGGCACCACTCAACTTTGACACACCAGTCACCCGCACCACATCAGTCACCATCACCTGTGCCATCACCAAATTTACACCACTCAATTATGACATACCAATCACCATCACCAAGTGGGCACCACTCAACTTTGACACACCAGTCACCCGCACCACATCAGTCACCATCACCTGTGCCATCACCAAATGCACTCCACTCAACTACCACATACCAGTCACCATCAACTGTGCCATCACCAAATTTACACCATTCAACTATGACATACCAGTCACCATCCCCAAGTGGGCACCACTCAACTTTGACATACCAATCACCCGCACCACATCAGTCACACTCACAAGTCGGCAAGACACCGGTGCATGGTACTGCTAAATCACTTATAATTGTGCCATCTCAACCTATGCAAGCGCCAAGTCTATCTGATGAACAGCCCGTACTTCATATACGAGAACCAACTACTGAAGAAGAAGAATCACAGACTGCGGCTAAGTTCTTACAACAATTCTATTCTTTTTAG